In Hermetia illucens chromosome 1, iHerIll2.2.curated.20191125, whole genome shotgun sequence, one genomic interval encodes:
- the LOC119661413 gene encoding protein preli-like gives MATYYENIQVFDFSWKQAFWNRYPNPSSAHVLTEDTIEREVRDGKLYTRRLLSKTNHVPKWGERFYNAKSVKILEDSVLDPKKRTLTTYTRKWLQTNNEC, from the coding sequence ATGGCCACTTATTACGAAAACATTCAAGTGTTCGACTTCAGCTGGAAGCAGGCGTTTTGGAACAGATACCCCAACCCGTCCAGCGCTCATGTTCTAACAGAAGACACAATCGAGCGAGAAGTTCGTGACGGCAAACTTTATACAAGGAGACTCCTTTCAAAAACCAATCATGTTCCGAAATGGGGCGAACGATTCTATAACGCAAAATCTGTAAAAATTCTTGAAGATTCGGTGCTCGACCCGAAAAAACGAACACTCACAACTTATACaagaaaatggctacaaacgaATAATGAGTGTTGA